One genomic window of Psychrobacillus sp. INOP01 includes the following:
- the murA gene encoding UDP-N-acetylglucosamine 1-carboxyvinyltransferase has protein sequence MDKIVVKGGQTLNGKVRVEGAKNAVLPVLAAALLATKGKNVIKDVPTLADVLTINEVLKSLNTEVSYNPEKNEVIIDSQKKLSSEAQFEYVRKMRASILVMGPILARNGFARVALPGGCAIGSRPIDQHLKGFEAMGAVISFGHGFVEATTNGRLKGAKIYLDVPSVGATENIMTAAALAEGTTIIENAAKEPEIVDLANFINEMGGLVKGAGTDTIRIEGVQELHGTEHHIIPDRIEAGTFMVAAAITKGNVLIENAVPEHMTALISKMQEMGIEITEEEHGLRVRSEGNLKSVDIKTMPHPGFPTDMQSQMMALMMTAHGTGIITETVFENRFMHVEEFRRMNGNMKIEGRSVIMESPSDLQGAEVAATDLRAAAALIIAGLVAEGITRVTELYHLDRGYVDFDKKLAALGADIERIGSESAEKKMQLI, from the coding sequence GTGGACAAAATCGTTGTTAAAGGTGGCCAAACGTTAAACGGGAAAGTACGAGTAGAAGGTGCAAAAAATGCAGTACTACCAGTATTAGCTGCAGCTCTACTTGCTACTAAAGGCAAAAACGTTATTAAGGATGTACCGACACTTGCAGATGTTTTGACAATAAATGAAGTATTGAAAAGTTTAAATACAGAAGTTAGTTATAACCCGGAAAAGAATGAAGTAATCATTGATTCGCAAAAGAAACTATCTAGTGAAGCCCAATTTGAGTATGTGCGTAAAATGCGCGCATCTATACTTGTAATGGGTCCAATTTTAGCGAGAAATGGGTTTGCTCGTGTAGCACTTCCTGGCGGTTGTGCAATAGGCTCACGTCCGATTGATCAACATTTAAAAGGTTTCGAAGCAATGGGTGCAGTAATATCATTTGGACATGGATTTGTTGAAGCAACTACAAATGGACGTCTAAAAGGTGCCAAAATTTATTTGGATGTTCCTAGCGTAGGTGCAACGGAAAATATTATGACTGCTGCGGCATTAGCGGAAGGTACAACAATTATCGAAAATGCTGCTAAAGAACCGGAAATTGTCGATTTAGCTAACTTTATCAACGAAATGGGTGGATTGGTAAAAGGTGCAGGAACCGACACTATTCGCATTGAAGGTGTGCAGGAACTACACGGCACAGAACACCATATCATACCAGATCGTATCGAAGCGGGAACATTCATGGTCGCTGCTGCAATAACAAAGGGTAATGTGCTCATTGAAAATGCAGTACCTGAACATATGACAGCACTTATATCTAAAATGCAAGAAATGGGCATTGAAATTACCGAAGAGGAACATGGTCTTCGTGTACGCTCTGAAGGAAATTTAAAATCAGTTGACATCAAAACGATGCCACACCCAGGTTTCCCAACAGATATGCAATCTCAAATGATGGCGTTAATGATGACTGCTCATGGAACTGGCATTATAACAGAAACAGTATTCGAAAATCGCTTCATGCACGTGGAAGAATTCCGCAGAATGAATGGTAACATGAAAATCGAAGGACGTTCTGTCATTATGGAGTCTCCATCTGACCTACAAGGTGCAGAAGTTGCAGCAACCGACCTTAGAGCGGCAGCAGCACTTATTATTGCAGGATTAGTCGCTGAAGGAATCACTCGTGTTACGGAGCTCTACCACCTTGATAGAGGATATGTCGATTTTGACAAAAAATTGGCAGCATTGGGCGCAGACATCGAACGTATTGGTAGCGAATCAGCTGAGAAAAAAATGCAATTGATATAA
- the spoIID gene encoding stage II sporulation protein D: MFLPFLLIKEKPKEETVPSPTSELEIACPILIEVKGVKEKIPLESYVLGVVAAEMPVTFHEEALKAQSIAARTYVLRDTNYGQKTIDPTVLKQVYASESDRKKKWGASFQQYEDKLKKVIAATEGEIIVYKDQLITAMFFSSSNGQTESAENYSGNVIPYLVSVPSKSEEIYAPNRTKQFEFTHGEWSKAFNMKWNSNIPKTFKVRKTDTNRVESIQMDGKSWTGREVRTLLGLPSTDFTITFQSDKVVVDTVGYGHGVGMSQYGAEVLANDSVLAVDILLHYYKGTEIKKFSPCLKSP; this comes from the coding sequence TTGTTTTTGCCCTTTTTATTAATAAAAGAGAAACCAAAAGAAGAAACAGTACCATCGCCAACATCAGAACTCGAAATTGCTTGTCCAATACTAATCGAAGTGAAAGGGGTTAAGGAGAAAATTCCTCTAGAAAGTTATGTACTTGGAGTTGTGGCTGCTGAAATGCCGGTAACTTTTCATGAAGAGGCATTAAAGGCTCAATCTATAGCGGCAAGGACATATGTGCTAAGAGATACGAATTATGGACAAAAAACAATCGATCCAACAGTATTGAAACAGGTCTATGCTAGTGAATCAGATCGAAAGAAAAAGTGGGGGGCCTCCTTCCAACAATATGAGGACAAGCTAAAGAAGGTTATCGCTGCGACAGAGGGAGAAATTATCGTCTATAAAGATCAACTAATCACAGCGATGTTCTTTTCTTCCAGCAACGGTCAAACGGAAAGTGCTGAAAATTATAGCGGAAATGTGATTCCTTACTTAGTATCTGTACCAAGTAAATCAGAGGAAATATATGCTCCAAATAGGACAAAGCAGTTTGAATTTACACATGGAGAATGGTCGAAAGCCTTTAATATGAAATGGAATTCTAACATACCTAAAACCTTCAAAGTACGAAAGACTGATACGAACCGAGTGGAATCAATCCAAATGGATGGAAAGTCGTGGACAGGCCGTGAAGTTCGAACACTTTTAGGTCTACCATCTACTGATTTCACCATAACGTTTCAATCTGATAAAGTAGTAGTTGATACGGTTGGATATGGTCACGGGGTAGGGATGAGTCAGTACGGCGCGGAGGTACTTGCCAATGATTCCGTATTGGCAGTCGATATTTTACTTCACTACTATAAAGGTACAGAAATAAAAAAATTTTCACCATGTTTAAAATCTCCTTGA
- a CDS encoding M23 family metallopeptidase, giving the protein MREEQKNNTSQKKNNNPKKPWFWPLIYAGFSVAFVGMIWGYNVYVSDDSAKDSEWTDASKDPDSVSIETNAQAESMKYPFKEALHDSVEIVQHYYDMEADESTREKSILVFDHSYVMNTGVSLSINSEPFEVVAAMSGKVEEVNLDPFVGDEIVLSHANGMVTKYRSVTGILVKAGDVVEQGDSLATAAENEWNPTAGVHLHFEVLQDGVLVNPETLLAF; this is encoded by the coding sequence ATGAGAGAAGAACAAAAGAACAATACTTCTCAGAAGAAGAATAATAACCCGAAAAAGCCGTGGTTTTGGCCACTAATTTATGCAGGTTTTTCGGTAGCTTTTGTAGGAATGATTTGGGGCTACAATGTTTATGTCAGTGATGATTCAGCAAAGGATTCAGAATGGACAGATGCAAGTAAAGACCCCGATTCAGTATCGATTGAAACAAATGCCCAAGCAGAATCGATGAAATACCCTTTTAAAGAGGCTCTGCATGATAGCGTTGAAATCGTACAGCACTATTACGATATGGAAGCAGATGAGTCGACTCGTGAAAAGTCGATACTCGTATTCGATCATAGTTATGTGATGAATACAGGTGTATCTCTATCTATAAATAGTGAGCCATTTGAAGTAGTTGCAGCAATGAGTGGAAAAGTAGAGGAAGTCAATTTAGATCCATTTGTTGGAGATGAAATCGTCTTGTCACATGCAAATGGTATGGTAACCAAATATCGCTCTGTCACTGGTATTCTAGTAAAAGCTGGAGACGTTGTAGAACAAGGAGACTCTCTTGCAACGGCAGCTGAAAATGAATGGAACCCAACTGCTGGTGTCCATCTACATTTTGAAGTACTGCAAGATGGCGTTTTAGTAAATCCAGAGACCTTACTAGCTTTTTAA
- a CDS encoding sporulation transcriptional regulator SpoIIID — protein MHETIRHRCIRLGEMVIETKKTVRAIASTTGHSKSTVHKDLTERLHLVDPQLAKEVKEILAYHKSVRHLRGGEATKRKWKTKKEDRRGRD, from the coding sequence GTGCACGAAACGATTCGTCATAGATGCATACGTTTAGGTGAAATGGTCATTGAGACCAAAAAAACTGTCCGTGCTATCGCAAGCACAACCGGTCATTCCAAAAGCACTGTGCATAAGGATTTGACGGAAAGACTCCACTTAGTAGATCCGCAACTGGCAAAAGAAGTAAAAGAAATTTTAGCGTATCATAAATCGGTCAGGCATTTACGAGGTGGAGAAGCGACGAAAAGAAAGTGGAAAACGAAAAAAGAAGATAGAAGAGGTCGTGATTAG
- a CDS encoding rod shape-determining protein, with protein sequence MFAKDIGIDLGTANVLIHVKGKGIVLNEPSVVAIDRNTKKVLAVGEEARQMVGRTPGNITAIRPLKDGVIADFDVTEAMLKHFINKLNVKGFLSKPRILICCPTNITSVEQKAIREAAEKSGGKKVYLEEEPKVAAIGAGMDIFQPSGNMVVDIGGGTTDVAVLSMGDIVTSESIKIAGDVFDNDILQYIKKEYKLLIGERTAENIKISIGTVFPDSRHEEMDIRGRDMVTGLPRTITIRSEEIEKALKESVTGIVQAAKNVLEKTPPELSADIIDRGVIITGGGALLHGMDHLLMEELKVPVFIAENPMDCVAIGTGIMLDNIDKISRR encoded by the coding sequence ATGTTTGCAAAGGATATTGGAATTGATTTAGGTACAGCAAATGTATTAATACACGTAAAAGGAAAAGGGATTGTTTTAAACGAACCCTCAGTCGTTGCCATAGATAGAAATACAAAAAAGGTACTTGCAGTTGGAGAAGAAGCAAGACAAATGGTCGGGAGAACTCCAGGGAATATAACAGCAATTCGACCGCTTAAAGATGGTGTGATTGCTGATTTTGACGTGACGGAAGCAATGTTAAAGCATTTTATCAATAAATTAAATGTAAAAGGATTTTTATCCAAGCCGCGCATTTTAATCTGCTGTCCTACAAATATTACGAGTGTAGAACAGAAGGCAATACGCGAAGCAGCTGAGAAGTCTGGCGGGAAGAAAGTCTATTTGGAAGAGGAGCCAAAAGTTGCCGCAATCGGTGCAGGAATGGATATTTTCCAACCGAGTGGTAACATGGTTGTTGATATTGGTGGAGGTACAACAGATGTTGCAGTACTTTCCATGGGGGATATCGTAACGAGTGAATCGATTAAAATTGCGGGAGATGTTTTTGACAATGACATCCTTCAATATATAAAAAAAGAGTACAAGCTTCTAATAGGGGAACGTACTGCTGAAAATATTAAAATTTCAATAGGAACCGTTTTTCCAGATAGTCGTCACGAAGAGATGGACATTCGTGGACGTGATATGGTCACAGGACTTCCTAGAACAATAACAATTAGATCTGAAGAAATAGAAAAAGCCTTGAAAGAATCGGTTACGGGTATTGTACAAGCTGCAAAAAATGTACTAGAAAAGACACCACCTGAGCTATCTGCAGATATTATTGATCGCGGAGTTATCATAACAGGAGGTGGAGCACTTTTACACGGTATGGACCATTTGTTGATGGAGGAGTTAAAAGTACCGGTATTCATAGCTGAAAACCCAATGGATTGTGTTGCAATAGGAACGGGGATTATGTTAGATAATATTGACAAAATATCAAGAAGATAA
- a CDS encoding flagellar hook-basal body protein: MFRGFTTVASGMIAQQRRTELLTNNMANANTPGFKADQSTIRSFPDMLMSRLGPTQIPTKDPISGKYASEVGAISTGVYMQETMALMTQGQLLQTDLNTDIALIDGSLPVDEETGQTGAVFYRLQHPTEGEAYTRNANFTLDGAGYLTNPQGLYVLDSEGQPIQLQNDDFQVDSSGQILVDNAAVARIGVSFSAQPNTLIKQDNGLFQTVDGVDLPSAYDRDNVTFSMQQGYIEGSNVDTARTMTDMLTAYRAFEANQKILQAYDRSMDKAVNEVGRVN, encoded by the coding sequence ATGTTTCGCGGATTTACTACAGTTGCATCAGGCATGATTGCACAACAGCGTAGAACAGAACTATTAACAAATAATATGGCCAATGCAAACACACCAGGATTCAAAGCAGATCAATCGACGATACGCTCGTTTCCAGATATGCTTATGTCCAGACTTGGACCTACTCAAATCCCTACAAAGGATCCGATTAGCGGAAAATATGCATCCGAAGTTGGTGCAATTAGTACGGGTGTGTACATGCAAGAAACAATGGCTTTAATGACTCAAGGACAACTACTGCAAACAGATTTAAACACAGATATAGCATTAATCGATGGTTCACTACCAGTGGATGAAGAGACAGGTCAAACAGGAGCAGTATTTTATCGTTTACAGCATCCAACTGAAGGGGAAGCATACACTCGAAATGCGAATTTCACGCTAGATGGAGCAGGATACTTAACTAATCCCCAAGGTCTGTATGTACTGGATTCAGAAGGGCAACCGATTCAGCTTCAAAATGATGATTTTCAAGTGGATTCAAGTGGTCAGATCCTTGTAGACAATGCTGCAGTAGCCCGAATTGGTGTATCCTTTTCTGCGCAGCCTAATACGCTTATAAAGCAAGATAACGGTTTATTCCAAACAGTGGACGGTGTTGACCTTCCATCTGCATATGATAGAGATAATGTTACTTTTTCGATGCAACAAGGATATATTGAAGGTTCAAATGTAGACACTGCCAGAACAATGACAGATATGTTAACTGCGTATCGTGCATTTGAAGCAAACCAAAAAATACTGCAAGCATACGATAGAAGTATGGACAAAGCTGTTAACGAAGTGGGCCGTGTGAATTGA
- a CDS encoding flagellar hook-basal body protein: MLRTMITATNTMSQLQSQIDIIGNNLSNTGTHGYKAKDAKFQELLYQQYNNDKLDRVERDSPTGIRYGVGAALAQTQMNWKQGSLQSTDRDLDFAFQEPKQYFNVLMPDGVDGQQTAYTRQGAFYVSPMENGELMLVNGDGYPVANSGGQAITIPDGVTAFTVNETGILTATYPDGTTQQRELAVSVLQKPNAMEHLSATYIAMPKNLQELGLNAEDIMTDLQGADRGEIAMANGMLELSNVDTSKEMTDLMTAQRSYQFNARSITIADQMLGLINGIR; the protein is encoded by the coding sequence ATGCTACGCACGATGATTACAGCGACAAATACAATGTCGCAACTACAAAGCCAAATAGATATTATCGGGAATAATCTTTCAAATACAGGTACTCATGGCTATAAAGCGAAGGATGCAAAATTCCAAGAATTATTATATCAACAATACAATAATGATAAATTAGATAGAGTAGAACGAGATTCACCTACAGGAATCCGCTATGGTGTTGGTGCAGCACTTGCGCAGACGCAAATGAACTGGAAGCAAGGAAGCCTCCAATCTACAGACCGCGATTTAGATTTCGCTTTTCAAGAGCCAAAGCAATATTTTAATGTGCTTATGCCTGATGGTGTGGACGGGCAACAGACAGCTTATACCCGTCAAGGTGCCTTTTATGTTTCGCCAATGGAAAATGGAGAGCTTATGTTAGTGAACGGTGATGGTTATCCAGTAGCCAATTCAGGTGGTCAAGCAATTACTATTCCTGATGGCGTTACGGCTTTCACTGTAAATGAAACAGGAATTCTAACGGCAACATATCCAGACGGTACTACACAGCAACGTGAATTAGCAGTTTCTGTGTTACAAAAGCCGAATGCGATGGAGCATTTATCTGCAACATATATTGCTATGCCGAAAAACCTACAAGAATTAGGTTTAAATGCAGAAGATATTATGACAGATCTACAAGGTGCAGATCGTGGCGAAATAGCTATGGCAAATGGTATGTTAGAGTTGTCTAATGTGGATACATCAAAAGAGATGACGGATCTTATGACAGCGCAACGTTCTTATCAGTTCAATGCCCGTTCCATTACAATTGCGGACCAAATGCTGGGACTTATTAATGGCATTAGATAA
- a CDS encoding DNA-directed RNA polymerase subunit beta, whose amino-acid sequence MTEESKISARQQRRLEKEQEKAHEQATTTGTTKWVQIRMFPIWLRILLVILFFAGAAMAGLMVGYGVLGDGEPKDALKWDTYQHMIDIKDGK is encoded by the coding sequence ATGACAGAAGAAAGTAAAATTTCTGCTAGACAACAGCGAAGATTAGAAAAAGAACAAGAAAAGGCCCATGAACAAGCAACAACGACTGGAACAACCAAATGGGTTCAAATCCGCATGTTTCCTATTTGGTTGCGTATCCTACTCGTTATTCTATTCTTTGCTGGAGCAGCAATGGCAGGTCTAATGGTTGGCTATGGCGTACTAGGTGATGGTGAACCAAAGGACGCATTAAAATGGGATACATACCAGCATATGATTGATATTAAAGATGGAAAATAA
- the fabZ gene encoding 3-hydroxyacyl-ACP dehydratase FabZ: MLTTEQVQAILPHRYPFLMIDKILEVEEGKRAVGLKNVTINEEFFNGHFPGYPVMPGVLIVEALAQIGAVAVLQIPENKGRLAFFTGIDNCRFKRQVKPGDQLKLEVELTKLRGTMGKGHGIATVDGELVCEADILFALGPVVEQQ; this comes from the coding sequence ATGTTAACAACAGAGCAAGTTCAAGCAATTTTACCTCACCGTTATCCATTTCTTATGATAGATAAAATTCTAGAAGTTGAAGAAGGAAAGCGTGCGGTAGGATTAAAAAATGTAACGATTAACGAAGAGTTCTTCAATGGTCATTTCCCAGGATATCCAGTAATGCCCGGAGTACTAATAGTAGAGGCTCTTGCTCAGATAGGGGCAGTCGCTGTCCTTCAAATTCCTGAGAATAAAGGAAGACTCGCATTCTTTACTGGGATTGATAATTGCCGATTTAAACGACAAGTGAAGCCGGGAGACCAATTAAAACTAGAGGTTGAATTGACAAAACTTCGTGGAACTATGGGAAAAGGTCACGGAATCGCAACAGTAGATGGAGAATTGGTGTGTGAGGCAGATATATTATTTGCACTTGGACCTGTTGTGGAGCAACAATAA
- a CDS encoding YwpF family protein, translating to MKTFKMISVSIISDHEEVPITIEDGIVINQENSSRSWILELFTDQKYENYFNELKMSNEVYDVKVIISYPENEPAHFEVVTYSVKQIGNHLSVLLRGTLKRVRRKYAESLLAQLIEDGLTGEDLLSKFENDMKTRPTLRKNQ from the coding sequence ATGAAAACATTTAAAATGATTTCAGTGAGTATTATTTCGGACCATGAAGAAGTGCCAATAACAATTGAGGATGGCATTGTGATCAACCAGGAAAATTCTAGCCGTTCTTGGATATTAGAACTATTTACAGATCAAAAATACGAAAATTATTTTAATGAATTAAAAATGTCTAATGAAGTATATGATGTGAAAGTGATTATTTCTTATCCAGAAAACGAACCCGCTCATTTTGAAGTGGTGACCTATTCTGTTAAACAAATCGGCAATCATCTTTCCGTGTTACTTAGAGGTACATTGAAACGAGTAAGAAGAAAATATGCAGAGTCTCTGCTAGCGCAACTAATCGAAGATGGCTTAACAGGCGAGGATTTACTTTCTAAATTTGAAAATGATATGAAAACTCGACCTACCTTGAGGAAGAATCAATAG
- a CDS encoding single-stranded DNA-binding protein yields the protein MNTVSIIGRMTKSPQLKHLSEGRMQTNFVVAVNKSYKNDEADFVLCTIWGKLAETTVKYCGKGSLVGITGRLNTRSYEKEEGARVFVTEIVVEDIRFLATKKRDEEQVQQQNKNNESDFEFPVTPPNQLPV from the coding sequence TTGAACACTGTTTCGATAATCGGACGTATGACGAAATCACCACAATTAAAGCATTTGTCAGAAGGGAGGATGCAAACGAATTTCGTAGTCGCGGTGAATAAAAGCTATAAAAATGATGAAGCAGACTTTGTGTTATGTACAATTTGGGGGAAGCTCGCTGAAACGACCGTCAAGTATTGTGGTAAAGGGTCTCTTGTCGGGATAACAGGTAGACTTAATACAAGGTCGTATGAGAAGGAAGAGGGAGCTAGGGTTTTCGTTACAGAAATAGTTGTGGAGGACATCCGATTTTTAGCAACAAAGAAACGAGACGAGGAACAGGTCCAACAACAAAATAAGAATAATGAGAGTGATTTTGAATTTCCAGTAACACCACCAAACCAACTACCAGTTTAA